GGGGTCTTGGCCATTGCGATGAGCCTGTCTCGCGATGACAAGAACATCCTGGTGATTCCGAGGGCGAATGCCTCCGAGGCGTCGCTGGTGGAAGGTCTTCGCTATGTCTGTTTTGATTCTCTTGGGGAGTGTGTCGAATTTTTGGAAAGCGGGAATTTGGATTTGGTTGCCACCGCATCGGGAATGTCGCGGGATGACTGCCTGTCGGTTTCCCGCGATGTTCCCGATTTCAAGAACGTGGTGGGCATGGACGGTGTCAAGCGCGCGCTCGAGATTGCGGCCGCGGGCGCCCACAATTTTTTGCTGGTTGGTTCGCCGGGGGCGGGCAAGACGTTGTGCGCTCGGTGCTTGCCGGGAATCCTTCCCGACATGACGGACGAGGAAGTTCTCGAGACTACGTGCATCCATTCCTGCGCTCGCCGATCGGGCGATTCCGCGGAATTCAAGCCGGTGGTCGTTCGCCCGTTCCGCACGCCCCATCACTCTGCGTCGATGGTCTCGCTGGTGGGCGGCGGCTCCCGGCTTTTGCCGGGAGAGGCGAGCCTCGCGCATAACGGCGTGCTGTTCCTCGATGAGTTGCCAGAATTCAACCGCTGCGTGCTGGAGGCATTGCGGGAACCCATGGAAGACGGGTTCATCTCGGTGAGCCGCGCGAGCGGTACCGTAACCTGGCCGGCGCGCTTCATGATGGGTGCGGCGATGAACCCATGCCCCTGCGGGTTCGCGATGGACCCCAAGCGCGTGTGCACGTGCCTGCCCGATGCGCGCAAGCGCTACCGCGAAAAAATATCGGGCCCGCTGTTGGACCGCATCGACATCCAGGTGAGCGTTCCGCCGATGGAGGCGTCCGCTCTGGTGGACGCCCGTGAACGCGAAAGTTCCGCCGATATCCGCAAGCGGGTGTGCGAGGTGCGCGCCATCCAGCGCCGCAGGTTTAAGGACCTGCCGTTCAAGTCGAATGCGGAAATGTCTTCGGAATACGCGAAGAAGTTTGCGGGCATGTCGCGCGAGGTGGAACGCTTCGCCGTCTCCGCTGCCGATAATATGAACCTGAGCGCCCGCGGGTTCTACCGCATGCTGAAGG
This region of Fibrobacter sp. genomic DNA includes:
- a CDS encoding YifB family Mg chelatase-like AAA ATPase; protein product: MFYRIRSYCLFGIKAVPVSVEVDASQGLPGFTLVGLPDNAVRESRERVVSAIRSIGKVVTGFRTTVNLSPADLRKEGSALDLPLAIGMLVSTGEIGVEEIERYVFVGELSLDGLLKPVRGVLAIAMSLSRDDKNILVIPRANASEASLVEGLRYVCFDSLGECVEFLESGNLDLVATASGMSRDDCLSVSRDVPDFKNVVGMDGVKRALEIAAAGAHNFLLVGSPGAGKTLCARCLPGILPDMTDEEVLETTCIHSCARRSGDSAEFKPVVVRPFRTPHHSASMVSLVGGGSRLLPGEASLAHNGVLFLDELPEFNRCVLEALREPMEDGFISVSRASGTVTWPARFMMGAAMNPCPCGFAMDPKRVCTCLPDARKRYREKISGPLLDRIDIQVSVPPMEASALVDARERESSADIRKRVCEVRAIQRRRFKDLPFKSNAEMSSEYAKKFAGMSREVERFAVSAADNMNLSARGFYRMLKVSRTIADMRGAEVVEIQDISEALRYRTIN